One region of Eupeodes corollae chromosome 1, idEupCoro1.1, whole genome shotgun sequence genomic DNA includes:
- the LOC129939982 gene encoding neither inactivation nor afterpotential protein G — translation MSYTGKILTFLAVIIAILSFLWILIYQLIKENVSNLLTPSEGYVFDYIVVGGGTAGSVLATLLTKHSNSTVLLIEAGDKFGFISKIPLLATVLQKSVNDWSFFSVPQKYSSKGLHDKRQALPRGKGLGGSSQMNFMLHFDGYQKDFDRWQEIGLKKWSWNNIQPFIEAAKPKSDEYFKIRRYYSKLSEAFDRAKADFEHKPWNFRRAKYTIKRGYRFGVFQKYLQTVYGKWNLKIITNAVVSRVNIQNGVAESVIVGIKNDDDGKEEKFKFTASKEIIISAGAYQSPQILLSSGIGPKLFLQKIRIPVQLDLPRVGHNLFDHMNLPLFVSVAEKTSINANALLSLREIFTYFTAGTGHFGNFGVIGNVDSMEDKGTSMLFGVGAIDESALMSVSNFKREHFRALFPLYYNSTQEGLVLISTCLQPESRGFVTIRNNNVRRNPLINPNYLAEIEDVNCTIRAIRKSVKIVTSDAFSLLKPKIYWPKIRECSNFGPFERDLKWNQPSDNYLECILRYVGLTSHHPGGSCAMGLTKFDGVVDQELRVHGVKGLRIIDASVLPTPISGNPNSIIVAMAIRGAAFILKSNKDK, via the exons ATGTCTTATACTGGAA aaATTTTAACTTTCCTTGCGGTGATAATTGCAATTCTGAGCTTCCTATGGATTCTTATTTATCAGCTTATCAAGGAAAATGTATCAAATCTACTAACACCATCAGAAGGATATGTATTTGATTATATAGTTG tggGTGGAGGAACAGCTGGTTCGGTGTTGGCAACTTTGCTGACAAAACATTCGAATTCGACGGTGCTTCTTATTGAAGCAGGAGATAAATTTGGATTTATAAGCAAAATTCCATTGTTGGCAACTGTTTTACAGAAGAGCGTTAATGATTGGTCGTTTTTTTCAGTACCACAGAAGTATTCATCAAAAGGTTTACATGATAAG CGTCAAGCTCTTCCCCGAGGGAAAGGTCTAGGTGGATCTTCGCAAATGAATTTTATGCTCCATTTTGATGGATATCAAAAAGATTTTGATCGTTGGCAAGAAATTGGCCTTAAAAAATGGTCATGGAACAATATTCAACCATTTATTGAAGCAGCAAAGCCAAAAAGtgacgaatattttaaaataagacgaTACTATTCCAAACTTTCCGAAGCATTTGATAGAGCTAAAGCCGATTTCGAGCATAAACCATGGAATTTTCGTAGAGCAAAATACACAATTAAGCGAGGATATCGTTTtggagtttttcaaaaatatcttcaaaccGTTTATGGCAaatggaatttgaaaattataaccAATGCTGTTGTGAGTCGTGTGAATATTCAAAATGGTGTTGCTGAATCTGTGATAGTTGGAATTAAGAATGATGACGATGGAAaggaagaaaaattcaaattcactgCTAGCAAAGAGATAATCATTTCAGCTGGAGCCTATCAATCCCCACAGATTTTACTCTCGTCCGGAATAGGTCCGAAATTATTTTTGCAGAAAATACGAATTCCAGTGCAATTAGATCTACCACGAGTTGGACACAATCTTTTTGATCACATGAATTTGCCGCTTTTTGTATCGGTAGCCGAAAAGACAAGCATCAATGCTAATGCTCTATTAAGCCTGAgggaaatctttacttattttACAGCTGGAACTGGGCATTTCGGTAATTTCGGGGTTATTGGAAATGTTGATAGCATGGAGGATAAAGGAACTTCGATGTTATTCGGCGTTGGAGCCATCGACGAAAGTGCCCTCATGTCTGTGTCAAACTTCAAAAGAGAACACTTTCGAGCGTTGTTTCCACTTTATTACAATTCAACACAAGAAGGGTTAGTGCTGATCTCAACTTGTCTGCAACCTGAATCAAGAGGTTTTGTTACCATAAGGAATAACAACGTTCGACGAAATCCACTTATAAATCCAAATTACTTAGCTGAAATAGAAGATGTTAACTGTACTATTCGTGCTATTCGTAAAAGTGTGAAGATTGTAACTTCCGATGCGTTTAGCCTTCTTAAGCCGAAAATTTATTGGCCTAAGATCAGGGAGTGCTCGAATTTTGGACCATTTGAAAGAGACTTAAAATGGAATCAACCATCAGATAATTATTTGGAGTGTATTTTACGATACGTTGGATTGACTTCTCATCATCCAGGAGGAAGCTGTGCGATGGGATTGACAAAATTTGATGGTGTGGTGGACCAAGAACTGAG AGTTCACGGTGTAAAAGGATTGAGAATAATTGACGCTAGTGTTCTACCCACGCCAATATCAGGAAATCCAAATTCAATAATTGTTGCAATGGCTATAAGAGGGgctgcttttattttaaaatcaaataaagacAAATAG
- the LOC129938819 gene encoding probable ribosome biogenesis protein RLP24 — protein sequence MRIETCYFCSSKIYPGHGIQFVRNDCKIFKFCRGKCHKAFKRRKNPRKVRWTKAFRKASGKELAIDPSFEFEKRRNVPVKYSRETWNKTLDAIKKVVEIKEKRQGQFVMERLRKGREVEIQMDVKNVQQNISLIRSPAAGLKERRAKEEAQAAAMMDEEDEENITYVDARELEKKLEEGTLDEDMEMIAAN from the exons ATGCGTATCGAAACGTGTTATTTTTGTTCCAGCAAAATCTATCCTGGACATGGAATACAATTTGTGAGAAATGACTGCAAA atatttaaattttgccgTGGAAAATGCCACAAAGCCTTCAAAAGGAGGAAGAACCCACGTAAGGTACGCTGGACAAAGGCCTTCCGCAAAGCGTCAGGAAAAGAATTGGCCATTGATCCCAGTTTCGAATTCGAGAAACGACGCAATGTTCCCGTTAAGTATAGCCGTGAAACCTGGAACAAAACTCTGGACGCAATCAAGAAGGTTGttgaaatcaaagaaaaacgcCAAGGACAGTTCGTTATGGAGCGTCTGCGTAAGGGACGTGAAGTTGAAATACAAATGGATGTTAAGAACGTGCAGCAAAATATCTCACTTATTCGATCACCTGCTGCTGGTTTGAAGGAGCGTCGTGCTAAGGAGGAAGCTCAAGCTGCAGCAATGATGGATGAGGAAGATGAAGAAAACATTACTTATGTTGATGCTCGTGAGCTTGAGAAGAAACTAGAAGAGGGTACGCTGGATGAAGACATGGAGATGATTGCAGCGAATTGA